A single window of [Clostridium] hylemonae DSM 15053 DNA harbors:
- the cas2 gene encoding CRISPR-associated endonuclease Cas2 has product MLVLITYDVNTETEAGKRRLRKVAKQCVNYGQRVQNSVFECNLDAAKYRQVKAILEDIVDKSKDSLRFYNLGDKYKNKVEHIGAKKSFDVTDTLIF; this is encoded by the coding sequence ATGCTTGTTTTAATTACATATGACGTGAATACGGAAACAGAAGCTGGAAAGCGGCGATTAAGAAAAGTTGCAAAGCAATGTGTAAATTATGGACAGCGGGTGCAGAATTCCGTATTCGAGTGTAATCTTGATGCGGCGAAATATCGGCAGGTAAAGGCAATTCTTGAGGATATTGTCGATAAAAGTAAAGACAGCCTCCGATTTTATAATCTGGGAGATAAATATAAAAACAAGGTTGAACATATCGGGGCAAAGAAAAGCTTCGATGTGACAGATACTTTGATTTTTTAA
- the cas8c gene encoding type I-C CRISPR-associated protein Cas8c/Csd1: MNWTNELLDLYEKNQDIAGEVTYKTIKGKKGEEHIPLILLPVFHTTVTAQIEVTIDESGEFLSAKAVDKAENLTMIPVTEKSLSRTAGTEPHPLCDNLKYLAGDYMVYYRQGKKQKDYSENYRLYMEALQRWHESPFTHKKVDAIYAYVCKGCMIKDLATQGVMALDDEGKMTGDEKIQNVAQADAFVRFRVESILDAGADILADTSGQYCAECWLDKTLQEAYIQYYTSMLPEKDLCYLTGKREAISYLQPKKIRNEGDGAKLISANDESNFTFRGRFSDKTQAFAIGYETSQKIHNALKWIIRKQGYSWDGLYAVIWESGMNPLPTWSADTDTITDEYFNQKDWDEDELPESETGEVQASGFCSAMRGYGKKFGDTSRIVFLAFDAATTGRLAMTEYKTFESSRFLENLTYWYETCRWQQVKYKEGHKYDYLGMAGVNEIAEALYGTEQNGKLTLNNKRMYAQVCKRILPCISERRKIPVDMVRQAVQKASSPVVYEKRYNWEAVLGIACAMVKKERREQKKEDWNMALDKECKNRDYLYGRLLAVADRIERRTFDREEDAGRETNADRLMNAFSQHPYRTWQTIEQRIHPYLKKLDIRERNYYKKMLDEICEMFNIDSFADNSRLEGIYLLGYHSQLNEMRYQKTEEIKED; the protein is encoded by the coding sequence GTGAACTGGACAAATGAGCTGCTTGATCTGTATGAGAAAAATCAGGATATTGCCGGAGAAGTAACATACAAGACGATAAAAGGGAAAAAAGGAGAAGAACATATTCCGCTGATCCTTTTGCCGGTTTTTCATACGACAGTTACGGCACAGATTGAGGTTACGATCGACGAGAGCGGTGAGTTTTTAAGTGCAAAGGCGGTTGATAAGGCGGAGAATCTTACGATGATCCCGGTCACAGAAAAATCGCTGAGCCGTACAGCGGGGACAGAACCCCACCCGCTTTGTGACAACCTGAAATATTTGGCAGGGGATTATATGGTATATTACCGGCAGGGGAAAAAGCAAAAAGACTATTCGGAGAATTATCGGTTATATATGGAGGCGCTTCAGAGATGGCATGAGTCACCTTTTACTCATAAAAAGGTGGATGCTATTTATGCATATGTGTGTAAAGGATGCATGATAAAAGATCTTGCAACGCAGGGAGTTATGGCGCTTGATGATGAAGGAAAGATGACGGGAGATGAAAAAATTCAGAATGTAGCCCAGGCAGACGCCTTTGTGCGTTTCCGTGTAGAAAGCATATTGGATGCCGGCGCAGATATTCTGGCAGATACCAGTGGACAATATTGTGCGGAGTGCTGGCTGGACAAGACTTTGCAGGAAGCTTATATTCAGTATTATACGTCTATGCTTCCGGAAAAAGACTTATGCTATCTGACCGGGAAAAGAGAAGCCATTTCTTATCTGCAGCCTAAAAAAATACGAAATGAGGGTGACGGGGCAAAGCTCATATCAGCAAACGATGAATCAAATTTTACGTTCAGGGGACGTTTTTCTGATAAAACACAGGCGTTTGCGATTGGATACGAAACCTCGCAGAAAATCCACAATGCGCTGAAGTGGATCATCAGAAAGCAAGGGTACAGTTGGGACGGTCTCTATGCCGTGATATGGGAGTCTGGTATGAATCCGCTTCCCACATGGAGCGCTGATACAGATACAATAACAGATGAATATTTTAACCAGAAAGACTGGGATGAAGATGAACTGCCGGAAAGTGAGACGGGAGAAGTCCAGGCGTCCGGTTTTTGCAGTGCAATGAGGGGATACGGGAAGAAGTTTGGTGATACATCCCGGATCGTGTTTCTGGCGTTTGATGCGGCCACGACCGGAAGACTGGCAATGACAGAGTATAAGACCTTTGAGAGCAGCCGTTTCCTGGAGAATCTGACATATTGGTATGAGACTTGCAGGTGGCAGCAGGTAAAATATAAAGAAGGCCATAAGTATGACTACCTGGGGATGGCCGGAGTGAATGAAATTGCAGAAGCACTTTATGGAACGGAGCAGAATGGGAAACTTACATTAAATAATAAAAGAATGTATGCCCAGGTCTGCAAAAGGATTTTGCCGTGTATCTCAGAGCGGAGAAAGATACCGGTTGATATGGTAAGACAGGCGGTTCAAAAGGCGTCTTCTCCGGTTGTTTATGAGAAAAGGTACAACTGGGAAGCGGTGCTTGGGATTGCTTGTGCGATGGTGAAGAAGGAACGAAGGGAGCAGAAAAAGGAGGACTGGAATATGGCTTTGGATAAGGAGTGCAAAAATAGAGATTATCTTTATGGCAGGCTGCTGGCGGTTGCAGACAGGATAGAGCGGAGAACCTTTGACCGGGAGGAGGATGCGGGAAGGGAAACCAATGCGGACAGACTGATGAATGCTTTTTCACAACATCCATATCGGACATGGCAGACGATAGAACAGAGGATACATCCATATTTAAAGAAGCTGGATATCAGAGAAAGAAATTATTACAAAAAGATGCTGGATGAAATCTGTGAGATGTTTAATATAGACAGCTTTGCGGACAATAGCAGGCTGGAAGGTATTTATCTGCTCGGCTATCACAGCCAGTTGAATGAAATGAGATATCAGAAAACGGAAGAGATAAAGGAGGATTAA
- a CDS encoding TetR/AcrR family transcriptional regulator, protein MKDDKRKRLSVELLKQALIELLQKKDMDRISIKELCETAGINRSTFYTYYDTQHELLEEIEDDILKELIVRFQNLSPETGLQEVIDSVRTCLRYVERNIDSFRALLGEHGDRAFSEKMIAANEAVIREWSSFGSADPDAEKTAYLFATCGGTSVIKNWIMDDDRMSAAQLSKLLGTLICKGYMGIFLSDPDKNM, encoded by the coding sequence ATGAAAGATGATAAGAGAAAGAGATTATCCGTCGAACTTCTAAAGCAAGCCCTGATCGAACTGCTTCAGAAAAAAGACATGGACAGGATCAGCATTAAAGAGCTGTGTGAGACAGCGGGGATCAACCGCAGCACCTTCTATACATATTATGACACCCAGCATGAACTTCTGGAAGAAATTGAAGATGATATTCTGAAGGAATTGATCGTACGTTTCCAGAATCTAAGCCCTGAGACAGGCCTGCAGGAGGTGATTGATTCTGTCCGCACATGCCTCCGCTACGTAGAACGAAATATAGACAGTTTCCGTGCGCTGCTCGGCGAACACGGTGACCGTGCGTTCTCCGAAAAAATGATTGCGGCAAATGAGGCAGTCATCCGGGAATGGAGCAGCTTTGGAAGCGCAGATCCCGACGCAGAAAAAACAGCATATCTCTTTGCGACTTGCGGGGGGACAAGCGTCATCAAAAACTGGATCATGGATGACGACAGAATGTCTGCCGCGCAGCTGTCTAAGCTGCTCGGGACGCTGATCTGTAAAGGATATATGGGTATATTCCTCTCTGATCCGGACAAGAATATGTGA
- the cas1c gene encoding type I-C CRISPR-associated endonuclease Cas1c — translation MKKLLNTLYVTSTNRYLFLDGENVVILEDQEEIGRVPLHNLEGIVTFGYTGASPALMGACAERNIDLSFMSGNGRFLARVSGEVRGNVTLRKEQYRISEQKKESIKIARNFITGKVYNAKWVLERAARDYPLRLDVDRIKEKSAFMSGNLPKIRECEDAERLLGIEGESASLYFSVFDELILQQKDEFSFGGRNKRPPLDNVNAMLSFAYTLLTGMCASALESVGLDPYVGFYHTDRPGRVSLALDLMEELRSVMADRFVLTLINKKIIGASGFSKKESGAVIMDDDTRRQFLSHWQDKKKETITHPFLAEKMEWGLVPYVQAMLLARYIRGDLDEYPPFLWK, via the coding sequence GTGAAAAAATTATTGAACACCTTATATGTTACGTCAACAAACCGCTACCTATTTTTAGATGGAGAGAATGTAGTGATCTTAGAGGACCAGGAAGAGATCGGGAGGGTGCCTCTGCATAATCTGGAAGGTATTGTGACATTTGGTTATACAGGCGCCAGTCCCGCGCTTATGGGAGCTTGTGCAGAAAGAAATATTGATCTGTCTTTTATGAGCGGTAATGGCCGTTTCCTGGCGCGTGTGTCCGGAGAAGTCAGAGGAAATGTTACACTTCGGAAAGAGCAGTACCGTATAAGCGAGCAGAAGAAAGAAAGCATAAAGATAGCGCGTAATTTTATAACAGGGAAGGTCTATAATGCAAAATGGGTTCTGGAACGTGCGGCGAGGGATTATCCGCTGCGTCTGGATGTGGACAGAATAAAAGAAAAATCTGCTTTCATGTCCGGAAATCTTCCCAAAATCAGAGAATGTGAAGATGCAGAGAGACTGTTAGGTATTGAAGGTGAGTCAGCATCTCTATATTTCTCTGTGTTTGATGAACTGATATTACAGCAGAAAGACGAGTTTTCCTTTGGGGGCAGAAATAAGAGGCCGCCGCTTGATAATGTTAATGCAATGCTCTCATTTGCTTACACATTACTGACAGGAATGTGTGCATCGGCATTAGAGTCGGTGGGACTGGACCCCTATGTCGGATTTTACCATACGGACCGCCCTGGAAGAGTGTCGCTTGCGCTGGATCTTATGGAAGAGCTTAGGAGTGTAATGGCCGACAGATTTGTTCTCACATTAATTAACAAGAAAATCATAGGTGCCTCCGGCTTTTCCAAAAAAGAAAGCGGGGCAGTGATTATGGATGATGATACCCGCAGGCAGTTTCTGTCCCATTGGCAGGACAAAAAGAAAGAGACAATTACACATCCGTTTTTGGCAGAAAAGATGGAATGGGGATTAGTTCCTTATGTACAGGCAATGTTACTGGCAAGGTATATACGAGGGGACTTAGATGAGTATCCGCCGTTTCTTTGGAAGTAG
- the cas4 gene encoding CRISPR-associated protein Cas4 — MLYNEEEYLQLSGIQHFAFCRRQWALAYIELQWSENVRTVEGKLLHEKAHDVTSEEKRGDLIISRAMPIHSRELGVSGECDIVEFHRSGTGITLSGRDGTYEAVPIEYKRGSPKQNDVDILQLTAQAMCLEEMLCCEIPYGYLYYGETRHRSKVVFEESIRQKVRDSFREMHQYYERRYTPRVKRTRSCNACSLKDFCLPVLGVGKSASSYIDKALSQED, encoded by the coding sequence ATTTTGTATAATGAGGAGGAGTATCTTCAATTATCAGGGATCCAGCACTTTGCATTTTGCAGGCGCCAGTGGGCGCTTGCATATATTGAACTGCAATGGTCGGAAAATGTCAGGACGGTAGAAGGGAAACTGCTCCATGAAAAAGCACATGACGTGACGAGTGAAGAGAAACGGGGAGATTTGATCATCAGCCGTGCCATGCCGATACATTCCAGAGAGCTGGGAGTGAGCGGGGAATGTGATATTGTGGAATTTCACCGGAGCGGGACGGGGATTACCCTGTCAGGAAGAGACGGTACATATGAGGCAGTACCTATAGAATATAAAAGGGGAAGTCCCAAACAAAATGATGTTGATATTTTGCAGCTGACTGCACAGGCGATGTGTCTGGAAGAAATGTTGTGCTGCGAGATACCGTATGGATATCTTTATTATGGGGAGACAAGGCACAGGAGCAAGGTTGTATTTGAGGAATCAATCCGCCAAAAGGTCAGAGACTCATTTCGGGAAATGCATCAATATTATGAACGGCGGTATACGCCGAGGGTAAAAAGGACAAGAAGCTGTAATGCGTGTTCTTTAAAAGATTTCTGTCTTCCGGTGCTTGGTGTTGGAAAATCAGCGTCTTCATATATTGATAAAGCGTTATCTCAGGAGGACTAA
- a CDS encoding SdpI family protein — protein MFAFLLVCSLLVPISMIVLGKRWEKKPPADRNGLSGYRSTMSRLNQDTWSYAHKLWGKINFTTGIALAVLSFAFIVYIKDWSDFETWIVYLVFIQIAIMALTIIPTEIKLNKTFTKKGGRKQNG, from the coding sequence ATGTTTGCATTTTTACTTGTCTGTTCACTATTAGTTCCAATTTCTATGATTGTATTAGGTAAACGGTGGGAGAAAAAACCACCGGCAGACAGGAACGGACTGTCAGGATACCGAAGCACTATGTCAAGATTAAATCAAGATACGTGGTCTTATGCTCATAAACTTTGGGGGAAAATAAATTTTACCACAGGTATTGCATTGGCAGTGCTTTCATTTGCGTTTATTGTATATATTAAAGACTGGTCAGATTTTGAGACATGGATAGTTTATTTGGTTTTTATCCAGATAGCAATCATGGCACTTACGATTATACCAACAGAAATTAAACTGAATAAAACATTTACTAAGAAAGGGGGGCGAAAACAGAACGGCTGA
- the cas5c gene encoding type I-C CRISPR-associated protein Cas5c, with the protein MKYRNTVEFQVEGAYALFADPITRVGGEKCSYHIPTYEALKGILHSIYWKPTLIWVIDAVRVLNPIQTETKGRKPINYNGGNDLSYYTYLKEVKYQVRAHFEWNENRPELTNDRNEHKHHNIAKRMIERGGRRDVFLGVRECQGYVSTCVFGEGKGYYDDVPGEIGYGFMYHGITYADEAVCEEDKGKMTARFWYPVMKQGVIEFVRPEECAEKRHLKEMEMKSFGEDMHNFTGLKEFEGEEGACELDK; encoded by the coding sequence ATGAAGTACAGAAATACGGTTGAGTTTCAAGTGGAGGGAGCTTACGCATTATTTGCAGACCCGATAACAAGGGTAGGAGGAGAGAAATGTTCGTATCACATTCCCACGTATGAAGCGCTGAAAGGGATTTTGCACAGTATATACTGGAAACCTACGCTGATCTGGGTCATAGATGCGGTGCGCGTATTAAATCCCATTCAGACTGAGACAAAGGGGAGAAAGCCAATTAATTATAACGGCGGAAATGATTTGTCTTATTACACTTATCTGAAAGAGGTGAAATACCAGGTAAGAGCACATTTTGAGTGGAATGAGAACCGCCCGGAGCTTACAAATGACCGAAATGAACACAAGCATCATAACATTGCAAAGCGGATGATAGAAAGAGGAGGGAGAAGAGATGTTTTCCTGGGCGTCAGGGAGTGCCAGGGGTATGTGTCCACTTGCGTGTTTGGAGAAGGAAAAGGGTATTATGATGATGTGCCGGGGGAAATCGGATATGGATTTATGTATCATGGGATCACTTACGCGGACGAAGCAGTCTGTGAAGAAGATAAAGGAAAGATGACGGCGCGGTTCTGGTATCCAGTAATGAAGCAGGGCGTCATTGAATTTGTAAGGCCGGAAGAATGTGCCGAGAAACGTCATTTAAAAGAAATGGAAATGAAATCTTTCGGTGAAGATATGCATAATTTTACAGGGCTAAAAGAATTTGAAGGAGAGGAGGGAGCATGTGAACTGGACAAATGA
- the tnpB gene encoding IS66 family insertion sequence element accessory protein TnpB, producing the protein MSLPIFVCGILRAERFYLTWGYTDMGRVINGLAAIVQYNFKLDFFSNNLSLFCGRKYNRIKAFDWKGNRFLL; encoded by the coding sequence TTGTCTCTTCCCATTTTTGTATGTGGCATTTTACGGGCCGAAAGGTTCTATCTGACCTGGGGATATACCGATATGGGCAGGGTGATCAATGGGTTAGCCGCTATCGTTCAGTACAACTTCAAACTGGATTTTTTTTCAAATAACCTGTCTCTTTTCTGCGGACGTAAATATAATCGTATAAAAGCATTTGATTGGAAAGGGAATCGTTTTCTTCTGTAG
- a CDS encoding SDR family NAD(P)-dependent oxidoreductase, which produces MFEDLKGKVVLLTGASMGLGRQQAIYFYKLGMKVSICARREEKLLEVVELCKETGADGEIMEVPCDISNYDQLKNYVDKTVERFGTIDFLVNNANKEALLMPLDEQPDDILKKDIFVGCMAHWRLMKLCVPYMKGKKASIINYASGNYQLGMDGMASYDADKGAIRGLAMVAARELGQYGIRVNTVGPAAVTDTVLNNTPPEYRDWVIRCSSCNSLRRVGLPETDIPPVVAWLMSETSGWVSGQNINIDGGSCIYGM; this is translated from the coding sequence ATGTTTGAAGATTTAAAGGGAAAGGTTGTTCTGCTCACTGGCGCCAGTATGGGACTGGGCCGCCAGCAGGCTATTTATTTTTATAAGCTTGGAATGAAGGTTTCTATTTGCGCAAGGCGGGAAGAAAAATTGCTCGAGGTTGTGGAGCTGTGCAAGGAGACAGGCGCGGACGGTGAGATCATGGAAGTGCCATGTGATATCAGTAATTATGATCAGTTAAAGAATTATGTGGATAAAACGGTGGAGCGTTTTGGAACTATAGACTTTCTAGTCAACAACGCTAATAAAGAAGCTCTTCTTATGCCACTTGACGAACAGCCGGATGATATACTGAAAAAAGATATATTTGTGGGATGTATGGCCCATTGGAGGCTGATGAAGCTGTGCGTACCTTATATGAAAGGAAAGAAGGCATCGATCATCAACTATGCTTCCGGCAATTACCAGCTCGGAATGGACGGGATGGCTTCTTATGATGCGGATAAAGGCGCGATCAGAGGGCTGGCAATGGTTGCGGCGAGGGAACTGGGACAATACGGGATCCGTGTAAATACAGTAGGTCCCGCGGCGGTCACAGACACCGTGCTCAACAACACCCCGCCGGAGTACAGAGACTGGGTAATACGTTGTTCTTCCTGCAATTCTCTGCGCCGTGTCGGACTGCCGGAGACGGACATACCGCCGGTAGTGGCATGGCTTATGTCTGAGACAAGCGGATGGGTGTCCGGACAGAATATCAATATAGACGGCGGCTCCTGCATCTATGGAATGTAA
- the cas7c gene encoding type I-C CRISPR-associated protein Cas7/Csd2, translating into MSSLKGKIDFVAVVSATDANPNGDPLNGNRPRENYDGFGEISDVCIKRKIRNRFQDLGQKVFVQSDERSDDGFKSLKERADGCEELAKEIKNGKGADREACAEIACKEWLDVRAFGQVFAFKGNDVSLGIRGPVSIHQAVSCSPVDIISTQITKSVNSEPGKGGKASDTMGMKHRIGFGLYLIKGSVNVQLAEKTGFSQEDADILKESLKTLFENDASSARPEGSMEVCDLYWWQHEAKTPAVSSAKIHRSVKVEALNERPKSYADYKITLEPAEGCVKAEEYHFV; encoded by the coding sequence ATGAGTAGTTTAAAAGGGAAAATTGATTTTGTAGCAGTCGTTTCAGCAACAGATGCCAATCCAAATGGGGATCCGTTAAATGGTAACAGACCAAGGGAAAATTATGATGGCTTTGGCGAAATATCGGATGTCTGTATTAAGAGAAAAATACGCAACCGCTTTCAGGATCTGGGACAAAAAGTATTTGTTCAGTCCGATGAACGCTCCGATGATGGTTTTAAAAGCCTGAAAGAACGTGCAGATGGGTGTGAAGAGTTAGCGAAGGAAATAAAAAATGGAAAAGGCGCTGACAGAGAAGCCTGTGCAGAGATCGCCTGTAAAGAATGGCTGGATGTAAGAGCATTCGGGCAGGTGTTTGCATTTAAGGGAAATGATGTCTCTCTCGGCATCAGGGGCCCTGTTTCCATACATCAGGCAGTCAGCTGTTCTCCGGTAGACATCATCAGCACACAGATCACTAAAAGTGTGAACAGTGAGCCGGGGAAAGGCGGAAAGGCGTCAGATACAATGGGGATGAAGCACCGGATCGGATTCGGGCTGTATTTGATCAAAGGGAGCGTTAATGTACAGCTTGCTGAAAAAACAGGGTTTTCTCAGGAAGATGCAGATATCCTGAAGGAATCTTTAAAAACTTTGTTTGAAAATGATGCGTCGTCGGCCAGACCGGAAGGAAGTATGGAGGTATGTGATCTATATTGGTGGCAGCATGAGGCTAAGACACCGGCTGTGTCCAGCGCGAAGATACATCGTAGTGTCAAAGTAGAAGCATTAAATGAAAGACCGAAATCATATGCAGATTATAAAATCACTCTGGAACCGGCAGAGGGCTGCGTAAAAGCGGAGGAGTATCATTTTGTATAA
- a CDS encoding SDR family NAD(P)-dependent oxidoreductase, which produces MEKKLDNKVVLLTGASKGLGREMAVYLASEGAKLAICARTRDQLEETAKMCTDAGSEAVPVVCDVSDREQLRNFVSTAAEHFGRIDALINNAAYKYSNAPFLEQTEEDLLNAFSSGLFAVWDSMRLCFPYMKEKGGAIVNILSATYAEAIYGEASSNADKGGIRSLSMAAARDWGRHNIRVNTIAPDLRKTFYENVPEEFNDWVQTRETHFATAAGIEGNPKSVGAAAAFLISDDSQWITGQNITVDGGRCILFI; this is translated from the coding sequence ATGGAAAAGAAATTAGACAATAAAGTTGTACTTCTGACAGGTGCCAGTAAAGGGCTGGGAAGAGAAATGGCGGTATATCTGGCGTCGGAAGGAGCAAAGCTGGCAATCTGCGCCCGTACACGGGATCAGCTGGAAGAGACTGCAAAAATGTGCACAGATGCGGGCAGTGAAGCGGTTCCGGTAGTCTGTGACGTATCGGACAGAGAGCAGCTTCGTAATTTTGTAAGCACGGCGGCAGAGCACTTCGGCAGGATCGACGCATTGATCAATAACGCGGCTTATAAATATTCTAATGCACCGTTTCTGGAACAAACAGAGGAGGATCTGCTGAATGCTTTTTCCTCAGGTTTATTCGCTGTCTGGGATTCTATGAGGCTCTGTTTTCCATATATGAAAGAAAAGGGCGGGGCCATTGTCAACATACTTTCGGCGACCTATGCAGAAGCGATCTACGGTGAAGCGTCATCCAATGCCGACAAGGGCGGGATCCGTTCACTGTCCATGGCCGCGGCCAGAGACTGGGGAAGACATAATATACGGGTCAATACAATAGCTCCGGACCTCAGAAAGACATTTTATGAAAATGTACCTGAAGAGTTTAATGACTGGGTTCAGACAAGGGAAACTCATTTCGCTACAGCGGCGGGAATAGAAGGAAATCCAAAGAGTGTAGGAGCTGCGGCCGCGTTTCTCATCTCTGATGATTCACAGTGGATCACCGGACAGAATATCACGGTGGACGGCGGCCGGTGTATCCTTTTTATCTGA
- a CDS encoding GNAT family N-acetyltransferase, translated as MDTPNLETERLILRKIHQDDINEIFNCWMQDEDVSRYMYWKASNDISDTKKFVEFELGKIADDKWNRWIIILKETSKIIGTCLIYFNEDENNWDISYNLGKKFWGKGYISEAMSTVMKYAKEVLKVKECIAIHATENLASGRIIKNLGFVYVKDVPYECSGGDIITTGRFYKCVF; from the coding sequence ATGGATACACCTAACTTGGAAACGGAGCGATTAATTTTAAGAAAAATTCATCAGGATGATATAAATGAAATTTTTAATTGCTGGATGCAGGATGAAGATGTTTCGAGATATATGTATTGGAAAGCAAGCAACGATATAAGTGACACAAAAAAATTTGTAGAATTTGAATTAGGCAAAATAGCGGATGATAAATGGAATCGATGGATCATCATATTAAAAGAAACATCTAAGATTATAGGTACTTGTCTTATATATTTTAATGAGGATGAAAATAATTGGGATATTTCCTACAATCTCGGTAAAAAGTTCTGGGGTAAAGGGTACATCTCGGAAGCTATGAGTACAGTAATGAAATATGCGAAAGAAGTATTAAAAGTGAAAGAATGTATTGCCATTCATGCAACAGAAAATCTTGCTTCGGGACGAATTATTAAAAATCTTGGATTTGTCTATGTGAAGGATGTCCCATATGAATGTAGTGGTGGAGATATAATTACTACTGGAAGATTTTATAAATGTGTATTTTGA
- a CDS encoding MurR/RpiR family transcriptional regulator: protein MQYFNTDNLNEFEKRILETLNLECKKNKKLRIINAAELCGCSTSKISKTVKKLGFNNYKQYVNFINDEYIPEKPASNEFDRIRDFLDNFDLTMVDKFIELLDKHDKILLFGYGPSLFCAQYLEFKLRLFINKTVITITDEFSAASLIDEKTLLIIFSATGGFSSFDNLKKIAREKGGDLLLLIEEYNTSALSDDCQVLFLTDTFQTFTTVPYQKSRIVFFIFIEEVIQHIIKRNENNAVSSGK from the coding sequence ATGCAATATTTTAATACGGATAATCTAAATGAATTTGAAAAAAGAATATTAGAAACTCTTAACTTAGAGTGTAAAAAGAATAAAAAACTGCGTATCATCAACGCAGCTGAGCTTTGCGGATGTTCCACCTCAAAAATATCTAAAACCGTTAAAAAGCTGGGATTTAACAATTATAAGCAATATGTCAACTTTATAAATGACGAATATATCCCGGAGAAACCGGCCTCAAATGAATTTGACAGAATCAGAGATTTTCTGGATAATTTTGATTTGACAATGGTAGATAAGTTTATAGAATTACTGGATAAGCACGACAAGATATTACTGTTTGGTTATGGTCCTTCTCTTTTTTGTGCGCAATATCTGGAATTCAAGTTAAGGCTCTTTATTAATAAGACAGTTATAACCATCACGGATGAATTTTCCGCCGCCTCATTAATTGACGAGAAAACGCTGCTTATCATATTTTCTGCAACCGGCGGGTTCTCTTCTTTTGATAACCTGAAAAAGATCGCCCGGGAGAAAGGCGGCGATTTATTGCTCCTGATCGAGGAATACAATACATCTGCACTGTCTGATGACTGCCAGGTTCTTTTTCTTACAGATACTTTCCAGACTTTCACTACTGTACCATATCAGAAGTCCAGAATTGTCTTCTTCATATTCATAGAAGAAGTGATACAGCACATTATTAAAAGAAATGAGAATAACGCTGTCTCCTCCGGCAAATAG